A region from the Fusarium musae strain F31 chromosome 1, whole genome shotgun sequence genome encodes:
- a CDS encoding hypothetical protein (EggNog:ENOG41), protein MEVHSSEPATEPVRFRTGKKRKAYRQRVQEDDASVAETISSHPTASASEPSHELTRKASSDRPQDEEESVAAALKLRNARRARLGGVAFRNTNRPDDDMNNERALIPHDADDTSNNEPIMKGVADRFTHQTGRLTDLNDKHMMDYIESRLYNRAGGNTSQNTLSASASDPARQPSATTTNHESRRAVMQGQLMEISLEDHSARSENALQADSSTDGGPRAKKPRLRRDGTPWRPRNRRDSDALKRDQIVDEILHETRLDLYEPTPGQNSHNAVADQDGAADARLAEEFRQQFLEDVAERQLRKKKATNQTTRAGTEEVLKGPKLGGSRNARAQMRDILLKKDKEGKK, encoded by the exons ATGGAAGTCCACTCCTCGGAGCCGGCTACAGAGCCAGTCCGATTCCGCACTGGCAAAAAACGAAAAGCCTATCGCCAACGCGTCCAGGAAGATGACGCCTCTGTCGCAGAAACAATATCATCACATCCTACTGCGTCTGCATCAGAACCCAGTCACGAACTCACCCGAAAGGCCTCATCGGATCGCccccaagatgaagaagaatctgttgctgctgcgcTCAAGCTGCGCAATGCGCGAAGAGCCCGACTTGGAGGTGTCGCATTTCGAAACACAAACCGCCCAGACGACGATATGAACAACGAGCGTGCTCTTATTCCACACGACGCAGATGATACTTCAAATAACGAACCCATCATGAAAGGAGTTGCAGATAGATTTACCCACCAGACGGGAAGACTTACAGATCTTAATGACAAGCATAT GATGGATTACATAGAATCCCGATTATATAATCGCGCGGGCGGAAACACCTCACAGAATACTTTATCAGCGTCTGCATCAGACCCGGCTCGGCAACCTtctgcaacaacaacaaaccaCGAGAGTAGACGTGCAGTAATGCAGGGCCAGTTGATGGAGATCAGTCTCGAAGACCATTCTGCTCGAAGTGAGAACGCTCTTCAGGCAGATAGTTCTACAGACGGCGGTccaagagccaagaagcCTAGACTTAGAAGGGATGGCACGCCATGGCGTCCGCGAAACCGTCGAGATAGTGACGCCCTCAAACGAGATCAGATCGTTGACGAGATCCTTCATGAAACAAGAC TCGACTTATACGAACCGACTCCAGGACAAAACAGTCACAATGCAGTTGCCGATCAGGATGGTGCCGCTGATGCGCGGCTCGCCGAGGAGTTCCGGCAGCAATTCCTTGAGGACGTAGCAGAACGACAGCTTCGCAAAAAGAAGGCAACGAACCAAACAACCCGCGCCGGTACCGAGGAAGTACTCAAAGGCCCCAAACTCGGCGGCAGCCGTAACGCCAGAGCTCAGAtgagagatattttattgaagaaagacaaggaagGAAAG